Proteins encoded within one genomic window of Chelatococcus sp. HY11:
- a CDS encoding amidase: MNSDLTTLTATELVRGYRKRDFSPAEVVRQTLETIDALNPALNAFAFLDPEGAQASAKASEQRWMRGEPAGPIDGVPTTLKDLAAVKGWPRYLGSRTTPASPSPDSFDGPAAARLREAGGVFLGKTTQPEFAWKGLTDSPRFGITRNPWNLERTPGGSSGGAAAGVAAYMGVLALGTDGSGSVRIPAAFCGLAGLKPTYGVIPQHPRATHMGDIVHTGPIARCVSDVALMAQVMSQPDHRDWTSPPHAIRCFDDLTPALAGLRVAFSPTLGFATVDPAIGRIVRDAVNRLADLGAIIVEVDPGFEDTRDMIDMIYKAGAARTAFAMSDDARAAMDPKYLAFATSGLGISANDYVGIGMMKRDALNARMVEFHETYDLLITPQLGLTAPPADEELFPPFYEHWFDWAPFCYPFNLTQQPAATVPCGVAPDGLPVALQIVGPKFADQRVLNAALAAEQAIGFKPLSKDLVFKHCANFLEGNKNHAHA; the protein is encoded by the coding sequence ATGAATTCGGATCTGACGACGCTCACGGCCACCGAACTCGTCCGCGGCTATCGCAAGCGGGATTTCTCACCGGCGGAGGTTGTCAGGCAGACGCTTGAGACCATCGATGCCCTCAATCCGGCGCTGAATGCTTTTGCCTTCCTTGATCCCGAAGGCGCGCAGGCATCGGCCAAGGCCTCCGAACAGCGCTGGATGCGGGGCGAGCCCGCCGGGCCGATCGACGGCGTGCCAACCACGCTCAAGGATCTGGCCGCCGTGAAGGGCTGGCCGCGCTATCTTGGCTCGCGGACAACGCCGGCCTCGCCGTCGCCCGACAGTTTCGACGGTCCGGCCGCCGCGCGCCTGCGCGAGGCCGGTGGAGTTTTTCTCGGCAAGACAACGCAACCTGAATTCGCCTGGAAAGGGCTGACGGACAGCCCCCGTTTCGGCATCACGCGCAACCCCTGGAACCTGGAGCGCACACCGGGCGGCAGCAGTGGCGGCGCCGCCGCCGGGGTCGCCGCCTATATGGGGGTGCTGGCCCTGGGCACCGACGGCTCGGGCTCCGTGCGGATCCCGGCTGCCTTTTGTGGCCTGGCGGGGCTGAAGCCGACCTATGGCGTCATCCCGCAGCACCCGCGCGCCACCCACATGGGCGACATCGTGCATACCGGCCCCATTGCGCGCTGCGTGTCCGACGTCGCGCTGATGGCGCAGGTCATGTCTCAGCCCGATCATCGTGACTGGACAAGCCCGCCGCATGCGATCCGCTGCTTCGACGACCTGACGCCCGCCCTTGCCGGTCTTCGCGTTGCCTTCAGCCCCACCCTCGGCTTTGCCACGGTCGACCCGGCGATCGGCCGCATCGTCCGCGACGCGGTCAACAGGCTCGCGGATCTCGGGGCGATCATCGTGGAGGTCGATCCCGGCTTTGAGGACACGCGCGACATGATCGACATGATCTACAAGGCCGGAGCCGCACGCACCGCCTTTGCCATGTCGGACGATGCGCGCGCGGCGATGGATCCCAAATACCTCGCCTTCGCCACCTCAGGTCTGGGCATTTCCGCGAATGACTATGTCGGGATCGGCATGATGAAACGCGACGCGCTCAACGCGCGCATGGTCGAGTTCCACGAGACCTATGATCTCCTCATCACACCACAGCTCGGCTTGACGGCGCCCCCCGCCGACGAGGAGCTTTTCCCGCCCTTCTATGAGCATTGGTTCGACTGGGCGCCCTTCTGCTATCCCTTCAACCTGACCCAGCAGCCGGCGGCGACCGTGCCCTGCGGCGTTGCGCCGGATGGTCTGCCGGTCGCTCTCCAGATCGTCGGCCCGAAATTTGCTGACCAGCGCGTGCTGAACGCGGCACTGGCGGCCGAGCAGGCAATCGGCTTTAAGCCGCTGAGCAAAGATTTGGTCTTTAAGCACTGTGCCAACTTCCTAGAGGGGAACAAGAACCATGCGCATGCCTAA
- the dctP gene encoding TRAP transporter substrate-binding protein DctP has translation MRMPKYLKTLAWLAAAGLLASTSTSKAATYDIIVGAGHPNTQTFVKLLETVFIPEVNKAMKEAGKGDTINWTTGFGGTIVKFESLLEGAQTGLVDIVVSPNVIRPSELPLNMFTYMAPFGSDDVKQTVEIVRTVYDKFPAVKQQWARFGQQPIAHYVYASHNIVGTFPIEKFEDVKGKKIGAAGVVGNFFGGTGATAVNGNFTTYYNDLQNGVYNGATGPVAGMQQAKLQEVAKHLNVVNFGTQYVVALSMNTAKMDSLPPYVQDIIRKAALKYEEALANLEVAEAAAAIETMKAAGVAVHVLPQEERVKWAAALPDLAGDWVKRLEAQGMPGRELLVFYMDELRKRGAKPARDWDAAYR, from the coding sequence ATGCGCATGCCTAAGTACCTCAAGACACTTGCATGGCTCGCAGCCGCCGGCTTGCTGGCCTCCACGAGCACGTCCAAGGCCGCGACGTATGACATCATCGTGGGCGCGGGCCATCCGAATACGCAGACCTTCGTGAAGTTGCTCGAAACCGTCTTCATTCCCGAAGTCAACAAGGCGATGAAGGAAGCGGGCAAGGGTGACACCATCAACTGGACGACCGGCTTCGGCGGCACGATCGTCAAGTTCGAGAGTCTGCTGGAGGGCGCGCAGACCGGTCTTGTCGATATCGTCGTCTCGCCGAATGTGATCCGCCCGAGCGAGCTCCCGCTCAACATGTTCACCTACATGGCGCCGTTCGGCTCCGATGACGTCAAGCAGACAGTCGAAATCGTCCGGACGGTCTATGACAAGTTCCCGGCCGTCAAGCAGCAGTGGGCGCGCTTCGGCCAGCAGCCCATCGCCCATTACGTCTACGCCAGCCACAACATCGTCGGCACGTTCCCGATCGAGAAATTCGAGGATGTGAAGGGCAAGAAGATCGGCGCGGCCGGCGTGGTCGGAAACTTCTTCGGCGGCACCGGCGCCACCGCCGTGAACGGCAATTTCACGACCTACTACAACGACCTGCAGAACGGCGTCTACAACGGCGCCACGGGCCCGGTCGCCGGCATGCAGCAAGCCAAGCTTCAGGAAGTCGCCAAGCACCTCAATGTCGTGAATTTCGGCACCCAGTATGTCGTGGCGCTCTCGATGAACACGGCGAAGATGGACAGCCTGCCCCCTTATGTGCAGGACATCATCCGCAAGGCTGCCCTGAAATACGAGGAGGCGCTCGCCAACCTCGAGGTCGCCGAGGCCGCCGCCGCGATCGAGACGATGAAGGCGGCCGGCGTGGCAGTCCATGTCCTGCCGCAGGAAGAGCGCGTCAAATGGGCAGCCGCCCTGCCGGACCTCGCCGGCGATTGGGTGAAGCGCCTCGAGGCGCAGGGCATGCCCGGGCGCGAGCTGCTTGTCTTCTACATGGACGAGCTGCGCAAGCGCGGTGCCAAGCCGGCGCGCGACTGGGACGCGGCCTATCGCTGA
- a CDS encoding TRAP transporter small permease produces the protein MSIDGREATAASEAGIVERIFAGGVLALGSLGTILILVLAGLIIADVIGREMFGHAVPGVPELVAMSMVSIVFLQLAYAVRAERLTRNGSFIDKLCQTRPVIGHGIEAIFSLAGAVVFALIVLTTWRYFLFAWTSNQYFGGVAGFFVPVWPVKAVTIIGSTVISIQFILRFWRHLGLARDGGARQ, from the coding sequence ATGTCGATTGACGGTCGTGAGGCAACGGCAGCATCTGAAGCCGGAATTGTCGAGCGCATCTTCGCCGGGGGCGTCCTGGCCCTCGGCTCCCTGGGCACTATCCTGATCCTTGTGCTCGCGGGCCTCATCATCGCCGATGTCATCGGCCGCGAGATGTTCGGGCATGCCGTACCCGGCGTGCCCGAGCTGGTCGCCATGTCGATGGTCTCGATCGTTTTCCTTCAGCTTGCCTACGCCGTGCGCGCCGAGCGGCTGACGCGCAACGGCTCGTTCATCGACAAGCTCTGCCAGACGCGCCCCGTGATCGGGCATGGCATCGAGGCGATCTTCTCGCTGGCGGGCGCCGTGGTGTTCGCGCTCATCGTCCTGACGACGTGGCGCTATTTCCTGTTCGCCTGGACAAGTAACCAGTATTTCGGCGGCGTCGCCGGGTTCTTCGTGCCCGTCTGGCCCGTAAAGGCTGTCACGATCATCGGCAGCACGGTGATCTCCATCCAGTTCATCCTGCGATTTTGGCGCCACCTCGGTCTGGCGCGCGATGGTGGAGCCCGCCAATGA
- a CDS encoding TRAP transporter large permease: MTLGVTVALISIVLMVGLIYIGMHVGIALVVLSFVSVWIMRGNFDVASNLLALSVADSIADYNFGVIPLFVFMGFVVSAANYGRDLFDVTNWMFRRLKGGLGVSTVAANAGFAAITGVSIASASVFTRIAVPEMLRFGYNPRLAVGIVAGSSVLGMLIPPSVLMILYGILTDVSIGKMFIAGIVPGIVLAIAFAVGIMVAVHLKPELIAKTEADAQDTLTPGEAVIKIAPVVAMVGLVMGGIYGGYFTATEAAGVGAGLSLILAVSMRRLTWPAFWRLLVDSATVTSTICFLLIAASLYSRMLAFSGVPNFFASWIASSGFGFYTVLLIFIAALLVLGAILDSTSIMLITVPIMFPILMNFGADPIWIGIVIIVAVEIGIITPPVGIAAFVVHDTLGRKDISLSDVFIGVFPFVLVMTFVLALLVIFPQLSLMLL; encoded by the coding sequence ATGACGCTCGGCGTGACGGTCGCATTGATCTCCATCGTCCTCATGGTGGGCCTGATCTACATCGGCATGCATGTCGGCATAGCCTTGGTCGTGCTGTCCTTCGTCAGCGTCTGGATCATGCGGGGCAATTTCGATGTGGCCTCGAACCTGCTCGCGCTCTCCGTCGCAGACAGCATCGCCGACTACAATTTCGGCGTGATACCGCTGTTCGTCTTCATGGGGTTCGTCGTCAGCGCCGCGAACTACGGGCGCGACCTGTTCGATGTGACGAACTGGATGTTTCGCCGGCTCAAGGGTGGCCTCGGCGTGTCCACCGTCGCCGCCAATGCGGGGTTCGCCGCGATCACCGGCGTGTCGATCGCCTCGGCGTCGGTCTTCACGCGCATCGCCGTGCCGGAGATGCTGCGTTTCGGCTACAATCCGCGCCTGGCCGTCGGCATCGTCGCGGGTAGCTCGGTGCTCGGCATGCTGATCCCGCCGAGCGTGTTGATGATCCTCTATGGCATCCTCACGGATGTCTCCATCGGCAAGATGTTCATCGCCGGCATCGTCCCGGGCATCGTGCTCGCCATCGCTTTTGCCGTCGGCATCATGGTGGCGGTGCATCTTAAGCCGGAACTGATCGCGAAGACCGAAGCGGACGCGCAGGACACGCTGACGCCGGGCGAAGCCGTCATCAAGATCGCGCCCGTTGTCGCCATGGTCGGCCTCGTCATGGGCGGCATCTATGGCGGCTATTTCACGGCGACCGAAGCGGCGGGTGTCGGCGCCGGCTTGTCGCTCATCCTCGCGGTCTCCATGCGGCGCCTGACCTGGCCAGCTTTCTGGCGCCTCCTGGTCGACAGCGCGACGGTGACCTCGACGATCTGCTTTCTCCTCATCGCGGCGAGCCTCTATTCGCGCATGCTGGCCTTCTCCGGCGTGCCGAACTTCTTCGCCAGCTGGATCGCGAGCTCCGGTTTCGGCTTTTACACGGTCCTCCTGATCTTCATCGCGGCACTGCTCGTCCTCGGCGCGATCCTGGACTCCACCTCGATCATGTTGATCACCGTACCGATCATGTTCCCCATTCTGATGAACTTCGGCGCCGATCCGATCTGGATCGGCATAGTGATCATCGTGGCGGTGGAAATCGGCATCATCACGCCACCCGTGGGCATCGCGGCGTTTGTCGTGCACGATACGCTCGGGCGGAAAGACATCTCGTTGTCGGACGTATTCATAGGGGTTTTCCCCTTCGTGCTCGTCATGACATTTGTGCTCGCCCTGCTCGTCATCTTCCCGCAGCTCTCGCTGATGCTTCTCTGA
- a CDS encoding aminotransferase, which yields MPPLIEAAPRPNSPEARDKAHVVHGLTNLRQHLDRGPLMIESGKGVFVRDAQGNDYLEGMSGLWCISLGFGEQRLVNAASRQMEKLPYYHLTNHRSHGPVVELATKLIEIAPVPMSHVWFASTGSEANDCAARLAWYYWHARGEPQRRKFIAHTRSYHGNTIATASLSGVGYVHEQFGLPLPGFLHVECPDFYLGGRDGETEEQFSQRLLASIETLVQAEGPDTIAAFYTEPVMSSAGIVVPPAGYLDGLQALLKRHDILLVADEVVTAFGRTGAMFGTTTMGLVPDMIVCAKGITSAYFPLSAVLINARVYQAMLEQSDQLAVFGLTMTYSGHPVGTAVAREAIRIYEDDGIVAHARAMEAVLQGALRDELAGSAIIGQIRGRGLLAGVQLVASREPKRLFDPALKVGPRIAAAAERHGLFIRAIGDIIAICPPLIISTSEIKTLTTRLARAVKEVEATL from the coding sequence ATGCCGCCGTTGATCGAGGCCGCCCCGCGCCCCAATTCGCCGGAGGCGCGCGACAAGGCCCATGTCGTGCACGGGCTGACTAACCTGCGCCAGCATCTCGATCGCGGCCCCCTGATGATCGAGAGTGGCAAAGGTGTCTTTGTGCGTGACGCCCAGGGTAACGACTACCTCGAGGGCATGTCGGGCCTCTGGTGCATCTCGCTCGGCTTCGGCGAACAACGGCTCGTAAACGCCGCCAGCCGGCAGATGGAGAAGCTGCCCTACTACCACCTGACCAACCATCGTTCCCATGGGCCGGTCGTCGAGCTCGCGACGAAGCTGATCGAGATCGCGCCTGTACCGATGAGCCATGTCTGGTTCGCCAGCACCGGCTCGGAGGCCAACGACTGCGCGGCCCGTCTGGCCTGGTACTACTGGCACGCCAGGGGCGAACCCCAGAGGCGCAAGTTCATCGCCCACACCCGCTCCTACCATGGCAACACCATCGCGACCGCCAGCCTGTCGGGCGTGGGCTATGTGCATGAGCAGTTCGGCTTGCCGCTTCCCGGCTTCCTTCACGTCGAATGTCCGGATTTCTACCTCGGCGGACGAGACGGGGAGACCGAGGAGCAATTCTCCCAGCGCCTGCTGGCGTCGATCGAGACGCTCGTTCAGGCGGAAGGCCCTGATACCATCGCGGCCTTCTATACCGAGCCGGTCATGTCTTCAGCGGGCATCGTCGTGCCCCCCGCAGGTTATCTCGATGGCTTGCAGGCGCTTCTGAAGCGCCACGACATCCTGCTCGTCGCCGATGAGGTCGTCACGGCCTTCGGGCGGACCGGTGCCATGTTCGGCACGACCACCATGGGCCTCGTGCCGGACATGATCGTCTGCGCCAAGGGTATCACGAGCGCCTATTTCCCGTTGTCTGCGGTGCTCATCAACGCGCGCGTCTACCAGGCCATGCTCGAGCAGAGCGACCAGCTTGCAGTGTTCGGCCTCACCATGACCTACTCAGGCCATCCGGTGGGGACGGCGGTGGCCCGCGAGGCCATCCGCATCTATGAGGACGATGGCATCGTGGCGCACGCCCGCGCCATGGAGGCCGTGCTCCAGGGAGCGCTCCGCGACGAACTCGCCGGTTCCGCGATCATCGGCCAGATTCGCGGGCGTGGCCTTCTGGCGGGCGTCCAGCTCGTGGCGAGCCGTGAACCCAAGCGCCTTTTCGACCCGGCCCTCAAGGTCGGGCCAAGGATCGCCGCCGCCGCCGAGCGGCACGGGCTCTTCATCCGCGCCATCGGCGACATCATCGCCATATGCCCTCCCTTGATCATTTCGACATCGGAGATCAAGACACTGACGACGCGGCTCGCTCGCGCCGTGAAGGAGGTTGAGGCGACACTATGA
- a CDS encoding transporter substrate-binding domain-containing protein — MTATTQHSSTIDAAAQAELLTTGKLRAGVVRAPAPGVFFVSVDDQLGPDGVTVDIARELARSLGAEASFQIFPNSGECTDALAAGDVDVAFMPVDDERRRKVDFGPAYYLLRSTFLVNTSEIATIAGYRQRGRRFVGIAGTTTLRAAIRTFGAERATDVPSVEEAIALFASGAVDAVALSEDYLRAVQADHPGSVVMAEAFQETSISIAVGKEKPVALRLATTFLDNAKTTGVVRRIFDNHGLGDEAVAPAGR, encoded by the coding sequence ATGACTGCAACAACTCAGCACAGTTCTACGATCGATGCTGCGGCCCAGGCCGAACTCCTGACAACCGGCAAGCTTCGCGCCGGCGTGGTCCGCGCGCCGGCCCCAGGCGTGTTCTTCGTCAGTGTCGATGACCAACTGGGGCCCGATGGCGTCACGGTGGATATCGCACGGGAACTGGCGCGCAGCCTCGGCGCGGAGGCCAGTTTCCAGATATTCCCGAATTCGGGCGAATGCACCGATGCGCTCGCCGCGGGCGACGTCGACGTCGCCTTCATGCCCGTTGACGATGAGCGCCGGCGCAAGGTCGATTTCGGCCCGGCCTACTACCTCCTCCGCAGCACATTTCTGGTCAACACGTCCGAAATCGCCACCATCGCCGGCTATCGGCAGCGGGGCCGACGCTTCGTCGGTATCGCCGGGACGACGACATTGCGCGCCGCGATCCGCACCTTTGGGGCTGAACGGGCGACCGATGTGCCAAGCGTCGAGGAAGCGATCGCCTTGTTCGCATCCGGCGCAGTCGATGCCGTGGCCCTCTCGGAGGACTATCTCCGCGCCGTGCAGGCCGACCACCCCGGTTCCGTCGTGATGGCGGAGGCTTTCCAGGAAACCAGCATCTCGATTGCCGTTGGCAAGGAGAAGCCGGTGGCGCTTCGCCTGGCAACCACCTTTCTGGACAACGCGAAGACGACCGGCGTGGTCAGGCGGATTTTTGACAACCATGGGCTTGGCGACGAAGCCGTCGCGCCGGCGGGTCGGTGA
- a CDS encoding heme-binding protein, whose protein sequence is MSISLAQAQTISTAALAKGRELKLAPLTIAVLDAGGTVVCLMREDNASLLRPEIAIGKAWGTLGMGFGGRELARRADAVPQFFGALSAMSGGRMVPVPGGVLIRDANNAIVGAVGISGDTSVNDEICAVAGIKTVGLSPDTGDQA, encoded by the coding sequence ATGAGCATCTCTCTTGCGCAAGCGCAGACCATCAGCACGGCGGCCCTGGCCAAGGGCCGGGAGTTGAAGCTCGCCCCACTGACCATCGCCGTGCTCGATGCCGGCGGCACAGTTGTTTGCCTCATGCGCGAAGACAACGCCTCCCTGCTCCGCCCTGAAATCGCCATCGGCAAGGCCTGGGGCACGCTCGGCATGGGCTTTGGTGGCCGCGAACTGGCGCGCCGCGCCGATGCCGTGCCGCAGTTCTTTGGCGCGCTGTCCGCCATGTCGGGCGGACGCATGGTGCCAGTGCCCGGCGGCGTCCTCATTCGCGACGCGAACAATGCGATCGTCGGCGCGGTCGGCATCAGCGGCGACACGTCTGTCAATGACGAGATCTGCGCCGTCGCCGGTATCAAGACGGTGGGCCTGTCCCCGGATACTGGCGATCAGGCCTGA
- a CDS encoding carbohydrate kinase, producing MILVCGEALVDLFVSVDPVNDVATTALLGGSPFNVAIGLARLGARTAFFGGISTDPFGRAIGRKLLREGVDTSFAKHSERLSTISVVATDENGQPSYSFHGEDKADRDVTLADLPGLEHEFEAITLGSYTLAVPPVSDALLALARREAGRVTLSLDPNVRPSVTSDIAAWRSRFETFLPYADIIKASEEDLRIGYGAGCDMEGLATQWLLRGPRLVVVTRGAQGASAFLRGYPEVLVEGRPVRVSDTVGAGDSFHAALLGSLSKIDRLVRPRLMDLGIEDLREALDFAIMASSITCARKGADLPTEAEVLEVMKSRPAGRGA from the coding sequence ATGATCCTTGTCTGCGGCGAGGCCCTCGTCGACCTGTTCGTCTCTGTTGATCCGGTGAATGATGTGGCGACGACGGCGTTGCTCGGCGGATCTCCCTTCAATGTCGCGATCGGCCTCGCACGGCTTGGCGCCCGGACGGCCTTCTTCGGGGGGATCTCCACGGATCCCTTCGGCCGGGCGATCGGCCGGAAACTCTTGCGGGAAGGGGTCGATACCTCCTTTGCCAAGCATAGCGAGCGTCTTTCGACAATCAGCGTTGTGGCAACTGACGAGAACGGCCAACCGAGCTATTCTTTCCACGGCGAAGACAAGGCCGACCGCGATGTCACGCTCGCGGATCTTCCCGGACTGGAGCATGAATTCGAGGCGATCACACTCGGGTCCTACACACTTGCCGTGCCGCCGGTGTCTGACGCCCTGCTGGCGCTTGCGCGGCGTGAGGCGGGACGCGTAACGCTCTCGCTCGATCCAAACGTCAGGCCCTCGGTGACATCCGATATCGCAGCGTGGCGTTCGCGGTTCGAAACATTCCTGCCTTACGCTGATATCATCAAGGCGAGCGAGGAGGATCTCCGCATCGGCTATGGGGCCGGGTGTGACATGGAGGGCCTGGCCACCCAGTGGCTGCTGAGGGGGCCGCGCCTCGTCGTTGTCACGCGGGGCGCGCAAGGAGCCTCGGCCTTTCTCCGCGGGTATCCAGAGGTCCTTGTGGAAGGGCGCCCCGTGAGGGTGTCCGACACAGTCGGCGCCGGCGACAGTTTCCATGCCGCGCTGCTCGGCTCCCTCAGCAAGATCGACCGTCTCGTCCGTCCTCGCCTTATGGACCTTGGGATTGAAGATCTCCGCGAGGCCCTGGATTTCGCTATCATGGCCTCATCGATCACCTGCGCGCGAAAAGGAGCGGATCTGCCAACAGAGGCCGAAGTCCTTGAGGTCATGAAATCGCGGCCGGCCGGCCGGGGAGCATGA
- a CDS encoding AraC family transcriptional regulator has product MSRSITKSPALERIIASPEHSFRCVSHDFPCEVARWNYHPEHELHLIRRSTGRVFVGDYIGSFGPGHLAFVNSNVPHNWVTDLHPDEVVTDRDLVIQFDPSLLEKAAGLFPELRSFLSSLEVFNRSWQFHDESARAGAHLMEEISTASGVTRLIRFLELLHLLATTKERTPLATSSYVPTLDRTASDHIEKAMSFILARLPHEVSMEDVATHVGMSSSSFSRFFKKNTAHNFVDYMRKLRIGEASRLLAETQRPITDICFDVGYANISSFNRNFREERGMTPSAYRRLSRTMD; this is encoded by the coding sequence ATGTCACGATCGATCACGAAAAGCCCCGCCCTCGAACGCATCATAGCAAGCCCCGAACACAGCTTCCGATGTGTCTCGCATGATTTTCCCTGCGAGGTCGCGCGTTGGAACTACCATCCTGAACATGAGCTTCACCTCATCCGCCGCTCTACCGGCCGCGTATTCGTCGGAGATTACATTGGATCTTTCGGCCCCGGTCATCTAGCCTTTGTAAACTCCAATGTCCCCCACAATTGGGTAACCGATCTCCATCCCGATGAAGTTGTCACCGATCGGGATCTGGTCATCCAGTTCGATCCCAGCCTCCTCGAAAAGGCGGCCGGCCTCTTCCCGGAGTTGCGAAGTTTTTTGTCCAGCCTTGAGGTTTTCAACCGCAGCTGGCAATTTCATGACGAGAGCGCTCGCGCTGGGGCCCACCTGATGGAGGAAATCAGCACGGCGAGCGGAGTAACGCGTCTGATACGATTTCTCGAATTGCTCCACCTTTTGGCGACCACAAAAGAGCGGACACCACTCGCCACCTCCAGCTACGTTCCTACCCTCGACCGGACGGCCTCGGACCATATCGAAAAAGCGATGAGCTTCATCCTCGCCAGGCTCCCGCATGAGGTCAGCATGGAGGACGTTGCGACCCATGTCGGCATGTCTTCCAGTTCGTTCTCACGTTTCTTCAAGAAAAACACCGCGCATAACTTCGTTGATTATATGCGAAAATTGCGAATAGGCGAAGCCAGCAGGCTGCTCGCCGAAACACAAAGGCCGATCACGGACATCTGCTTTGATGTGGGATATGCAAATATCTCCAGCTTCAATCGAAACTTTCGCGAGGAGCGCGGCATGACGCCAAGCGCCTATCGCAGACTTTCTCGCACGATGGATTGA
- a CDS encoding extracellular solute-binding protein — MTTAFVRWFGLALGASMMAGSLISGAVAKDLTVTTWTATSPGLKDWWKVIEEKFEKANPGVDVKIENIAFGDYIRTLTTRFVAGSAPSIVHVPLPTINLPAWAEAGFLKNVDDRIAGTDIATKWPDNQAAMSWKGVNYGVLLVHYGYVFFVNEKMFKDAGIAIPTNKDELLAAAKALTKDSKYGFAITDDNTVNFMRDALEFVSGLGGQWAKDGAWNFTDPTVVEAIDLWREIGQKYAPRGTDINAKRQAFYDGNVAMMIENPSVWPNVAAAAKPDVVGDLHLATMPFKVVPGDVSHGFSIPQEADAETVKLAWAFTEMAASPDLMRSYVELVKSPVARPGVDEALLKDRDTIVIAKSAENAQVLVPNEYYGVRKNYAAFSTELTNTLRTILQGQASTKEALAGLKERLNAKGITP, encoded by the coding sequence ATGACGACGGCTTTTGTACGGTGGTTCGGCTTGGCGCTCGGCGCCTCAATGATGGCCGGTTCGCTGATTTCGGGCGCGGTGGCGAAGGATCTCACCGTCACGACCTGGACGGCGACCTCACCCGGCCTCAAGGACTGGTGGAAAGTCATTGAGGAGAAATTTGAAAAGGCTAACCCGGGAGTTGACGTCAAAATCGAGAATATAGCCTTCGGCGACTATATTCGGACCCTGACGACACGGTTTGTCGCCGGCAGCGCGCCCTCGATCGTGCATGTGCCCTTGCCGACGATCAACCTGCCGGCCTGGGCGGAGGCAGGCTTTCTGAAGAATGTCGATGACCGTATTGCCGGGACCGACATCGCGACCAAATGGCCGGACAATCAGGCGGCCATGTCGTGGAAGGGTGTCAATTACGGCGTGCTGCTTGTACATTATGGTTATGTCTTCTTCGTCAATGAGAAGATGTTCAAGGATGCCGGCATAGCCATCCCAACCAACAAGGACGAATTGCTTGCCGCCGCAAAGGCGCTTACAAAGGATAGCAAATACGGATTTGCCATTACTGACGATAATACAGTCAACTTCATGCGCGACGCGCTTGAGTTCGTCAGCGGCCTCGGCGGCCAGTGGGCGAAAGATGGCGCCTGGAACTTTACTGATCCTACTGTCGTCGAGGCCATCGACCTCTGGCGCGAAATCGGCCAGAAATATGCGCCACGTGGCACCGACATCAATGCCAAGCGGCAGGCGTTCTACGACGGCAACGTGGCCATGATGATCGAGAACCCCTCCGTGTGGCCTAACGTAGCCGCCGCGGCCAAACCGGATGTCGTCGGTGATCTTCACCTCGCGACCATGCCCTTCAAGGTCGTTCCGGGCGACGTCAGCCACGGCTTTTCAATACCCCAGGAGGCCGACGCCGAGACCGTGAAACTTGCCTGGGCCTTTACGGAAATGGCTGCCTCCCCGGATCTCATGAGATCTTATGTCGAGCTGGTGAAATCGCCGGTTGCGCGGCCGGGGGTCGATGAAGCTCTACTGAAGGACAGGGATACGATCGTTATCGCCAAATCCGCGGAGAACGCGCAGGTGCTGGTCCCCAACGAATACTATGGCGTCCGCAAAAATTACGCGGCGTTCTCAACGGAACTGACCAACACGCTACGCACCATCTTGCAGGGGCAGGCCTCCACAAAGGAGGCCCTTGCCGGACTCAAGGAACGGCTGAACGCCAAGGGCATCACGCCATGA